One Hevea brasiliensis isolate MT/VB/25A 57/8 chromosome 5, ASM3005281v1, whole genome shotgun sequence genomic region harbors:
- the LOC110665443 gene encoding protein trichome birefringence-like 3 isoform X2, with the protein MSLAPSPSATMKPPRGKLPVSIITIVICGFAFLALLYAETSRSFFKLKSCPRRHAAKKSKDRTAGDNLKSFELDDRFEFDPEECTVNTGKWVFNKSLEPFYTDRSCPYLDRQVSCVKNGRRDFDYRRWEWQPDDCTLPRFNPELALKKLRGKRLMFVGDSLQRGQWQSLVCLVEWLIPEDKKSLKRGRFLSVFRAKEYDATIEFYWAPYLIESNSDQPIIGDPKKRILKVDSIEKHAKNWRGVDILVFNSYVWWMSGLRLKTLWGSFANGEEGYEELDTPVAYKIGFKTWANWVDSNIDPNKTRIFFTTMSPTHTRSADWNNTKGIKCFNETKPVTKKRYWGSGSDKRMMSVVASIIGKMKVPVTVLNITQLSEYRIDAHTSVYTETGGKMLTDKQKADPLHHADCIHWCLPGVPDTWNQIFLAYL; encoded by the exons ATGAGCTTAGCTCCCTCTCCATCTGCTACAATGAAGCCTCCAAGAGGAAAGCTACCCGTTTCTATCATCACTATCGTGATTTGTGGTTTTGCTTTTCTTGCTCTCTTGTATGCTGAGACTTCCAGGTCCTTTTTTAAGCTTAAATCCTGTCCAAGGAGACATGCTGCTAAAAAGTCAA AGGATAGAACTGCAGGGGATAATCTTAAAAGCTTCGAATTGGATGATAGATTCGAGTTCGACCCTGAAGAGTGCACTGTTAATACTGGAAAGTGGGTGTTTAACAAATCTCTGGAGCCTTTTTACACAGACAGAAGCTGTCCCTATTTAGATAGGCAAGTTTCTTGTGTCAAGAACGGACGGCGAGATTTCGATTACCGGCGCTGGGAATGGCAGCCTGACGACTGTACATTGCCAAG ATTTAATCCAGAACTTGCACTTAAGAAACTAAGGGGGAAGAGGCTGATGTTCGTAGGGGATTCACTACAAAGGGGTCAATGGCAATCATTAGTTTGTCTTGTGGAATGGCTCATACCTGAAGACAAGAAGTCCTTGAAAAGGGGTCGCTTTCTTTCTGTCTTCAGAGCCAAG GAATATGATGCCACCATTGAATTCTATTGGGCTCCTTATCTTATTGAGTCCAATTCTGATCAACCCATCATAGGAGATCCAAAGAAAAGAATATTAAAAGTGGATTCAATTGAAAAGCACGCCAAAAACTGGAGAGGAGTTGATATTCTCGTGTTTAATTCTTATGTTTGGTGGATGAGTGGTCTTAGACTCAAAACACT ATGGGGTTCATTTGCAAATGGGGAAGAAGGTTATGAAGAATTGGATACACCAGTTGCTTACAAAATAGGTTTCAAGACATGGGCTAACTGGGTAGACTCAAATATTGATCCCAACAAGACTCGTATCTTCTTTACTACCATGTCACCTACGCACACCAG AAGCGCTGACTGGAACAACACCAAGGGGATAAAATGCTTCAATGAAACAAAGCCAGTAACGAAGAAGAGATACTGGGGAAGTGGGTCTGATAAGAGAATGATGAGTGTGGTGGCTAGTATAATAGGGAAGATGAAAGTTCCAGTTACTGTCCTCAATATAACACAGTTATCAGAATACCGTATCGATGCTCATACATCAGTGTACACTGAGACAGGAGGGAAAATGTTGACAGATAAACAAAAGGCCGATCCATTGCACCACGCAGATTGCATACATTGGTGCTTGCCAGGAGTTCCTGATACTTGGAATCAAATATTTCTTGCTTATTTGTAG
- the LOC110665443 gene encoding protein trichome birefringence-like 3 isoform X1, translating to MSLAPSPSATMKPPRGKLPVSIITIVICGFAFLALLYAETSRSFFKLKSCPRRHAAKKSRDNLKSFELDDRFEFDPEECTVNTGKWVFNKSLEPFYTDRSCPYLDRQVSCVKNGRRDFDYRRWEWQPDDCTLPRFNPELALKKLRGKRLMFVGDSLQRGQWQSLVCLVEWLIPEDKKSLKRGRFLSVFRAKEYDATIEFYWAPYLIESNSDQPIIGDPKKRILKVDSIEKHAKNWRGVDILVFNSYVWWMSGLRLKTLWGSFANGEEGYEELDTPVAYKIGFKTWANWVDSNIDPNKTRIFFTTMSPTHTRSADWNNTKGIKCFNETKPVTKKRYWGSGSDKRMMSVVASIIGKMKVPVTVLNITQLSEYRIDAHTSVYTETGGKMLTDKQKADPLHHADCIHWCLPGVPDTWNQIFLAYL from the exons ATGAGCTTAGCTCCCTCTCCATCTGCTACAATGAAGCCTCCAAGAGGAAAGCTACCCGTTTCTATCATCACTATCGTGATTTGTGGTTTTGCTTTTCTTGCTCTCTTGTATGCTGAGACTTCCAGGTCCTTTTTTAAGCTTAAATCCTGTCCAAGGAGACATGCTGCTAAAAAGTCAA GGGATAATCTTAAAAGCTTCGAATTGGATGATAGATTCGAGTTCGACCCTGAAGAGTGCACTGTTAATACTGGAAAGTGGGTGTTTAACAAATCTCTGGAGCCTTTTTACACAGACAGAAGCTGTCCCTATTTAGATAGGCAAGTTTCTTGTGTCAAGAACGGACGGCGAGATTTCGATTACCGGCGCTGGGAATGGCAGCCTGACGACTGTACATTGCCAAG ATTTAATCCAGAACTTGCACTTAAGAAACTAAGGGGGAAGAGGCTGATGTTCGTAGGGGATTCACTACAAAGGGGTCAATGGCAATCATTAGTTTGTCTTGTGGAATGGCTCATACCTGAAGACAAGAAGTCCTTGAAAAGGGGTCGCTTTCTTTCTGTCTTCAGAGCCAAG GAATATGATGCCACCATTGAATTCTATTGGGCTCCTTATCTTATTGAGTCCAATTCTGATCAACCCATCATAGGAGATCCAAAGAAAAGAATATTAAAAGTGGATTCAATTGAAAAGCACGCCAAAAACTGGAGAGGAGTTGATATTCTCGTGTTTAATTCTTATGTTTGGTGGATGAGTGGTCTTAGACTCAAAACACT ATGGGGTTCATTTGCAAATGGGGAAGAAGGTTATGAAGAATTGGATACACCAGTTGCTTACAAAATAGGTTTCAAGACATGGGCTAACTGGGTAGACTCAAATATTGATCCCAACAAGACTCGTATCTTCTTTACTACCATGTCACCTACGCACACCAG AAGCGCTGACTGGAACAACACCAAGGGGATAAAATGCTTCAATGAAACAAAGCCAGTAACGAAGAAGAGATACTGGGGAAGTGGGTCTGATAAGAGAATGATGAGTGTGGTGGCTAGTATAATAGGGAAGATGAAAGTTCCAGTTACTGTCCTCAATATAACACAGTTATCAGAATACCGTATCGATGCTCATACATCAGTGTACACTGAGACAGGAGGGAAAATGTTGACAGATAAACAAAAGGCCGATCCATTGCACCACGCAGATTGCATACATTGGTGCTTGCCAGGAGTTCCTGATACTTGGAATCAAATATTTCTTGCTTATTTGTAG